Part of the Fodinicola acaciae genome is shown below.
GGACCGACGACTCCGGCTCCTGGGACGGCTGGGTCTGCATGACCGGCGTCGTCGTTCTGATGGACATCCCGGATGGAGCGCTGGACACGACGTTGTCCGTCGGTGACGAGGTGGTCTGGATCGTGTCCAAGACCGAGTGGGAACGCGCGAATGACGCACAGCGCGACCCCGACCCGGCGCTCATCCAGCCCGTACGCGTGAACAGCCTGCGCGCCAACCACTAGTGTCCCGAGTCAGACTCGGGACACTAGTGGTGTGTTTCCGAAATGGCTCGCTGGTTCCGGCGCCCAGAAGCCGCCTGGACGCACCGGGAAGGCGCCCGGATACGCCCGCGGTATGAGGGCGCTTTCCCGGCACGCCCAGCCGCCTTCTGGATCACCGGACCCGGCATCCGATTTCAGAAACACACCACTAGCGCGGCACGGCCATCGCGATGGATGGATAGCCTTCACGCTTTTCACGATGGCCGGTTAGTTGCTGCTTCCGCTGGATCCCGCCACACCAGCAGCGCCAATTCCCAGGAACGCGACACCGAAGAAGAGATACAGGACGACCCAGAAAGCCCACCAAGCGGCCGCGATGCCGGTGATGATCCAGCCGATGATGATGCCGGCCTTGGCCATCCCGTCGCCACCGACGGTGTTGTTGCTCTCGCGGATCTGCTTCACGGCGACGTGGCCGAGCACGGCTCCGACGATGGATACCGGACAACCACAGACAATGAGGGAGCCCAGCGAGACGATCAGCGAGGCGATGGCGAGGCCGCTGGTCGGTGGCGCCACCGGGTATGGCGGTGGATATGGCTGTCCGCCGTACGGGTTCGGGTTGTACGGGTTGGTCATCGAGTTGCTCCCTCTCCTGCCACCTGCCGGCCACAGGTTAGCAGCAGGGGTCCATCGTCGTGATCCGGCTTGGCGGACCGTGGCGCGGTACGCGCGGCCTGCCTGATGCTTCTCGTTGGCGAGGCGTCAGGCAGACGGATGCAACTAATTCGCGGGCAGGGAGAACTGGACGGTCACCGGTGCGGATGCGCGCGTAGGCAGGTTTGAGAGGCCCAAAGTCGCCGTCCAACGACAGGTGAGCGTGGCGGTCGTGGTTGCGGGGCTGACCGGCACCAGCACGCGATCGGGGAGCATGCCGAGTGCGTTGTAGATCGGTGTGGCGTTGATCGGTTGGACGCCTGCCGGCGTAATCGTGAACGCGTCGGCGGCGAAATGTGGTCCCAGCACGTCACTCCACACCCGGGTTGACGAGGTTCACGCTCAGCCAGAGCATACCAGGCGGCGCGTATTTCTTTTCCGGGTCGAATGGCGTCAGTGCGGTCTGCGCCACGTCGACCTTGAACGGCGTCGTACCCGATGAGCTGACAGTTTTGTTTATCACCACGTAGTTCTTGGACCGGTGGAGCGGGGCGAACTCCGGAGCCGCGACACGCGCGGCGGCGCGAATGTCGTACCGTTGCGTTTTCCCTGGGCTGTCAGTTCCAGATAGACCGGCGTTTTTCGGCGTGGAGGCGACGACGACATGTCGAACGACAGGAATTGGGTATTTCACGCACGGGTCGTAGGGCTTGGCGCTGATGTCGCACAGCGCCTTCGGTAGGTCTTCCTCGGGGGTCTCGAGGAAGACCTACCGCCGTTAGTTGGCCAGGTATGGTTCCCAGGTCGGGTCGGCGGCGATGAGGCCGATGACCAGCCAGCCGGTGACGCGGGGTGCGACCGGCGTGTGCGGCAGGGTCCAGCCGAGCTCCTTCAGCAGCCGGTTTCCCTTGCGAGCGTTGCAGGACTCGCAGGCGGCCACGCAGTTGGTGAAGGTGTCGCGGCCGCCGCGGGAGCGGGGGAGGACGTGGTCGATGGTGGTGGCCTTGCCGCCGCAGTACGCGCAACGGTGCCGGTCGCGCTGGAGCACGGCCCGACGGGAGAATGGCGCGGTGCCGCGAAAAGGTACCCGGACGAAGCGCGTCAGCCGGACCACCCTCGGCAGCCGTACGGAACACCGCGCGCTGCGCAGTTCGCCGCCGGACTCGACTATTTCCGCTTTTTCGGCCAACACCAGGACGATCGCGCGCCGGGTCGATACGACGGTCAGCGGCTCGTACGTGGTGTTGAGCACGAGAGTGGTGTGCACGGTGTCCCTCCTTTCTGGCCGTCCGCGCCGGCGCCGGAAGCTGTCTTTGTCCGGCGCCGGCCGTTCTTTTTCAGGCAGCGCTTCGTTTTGGCTCGGTGAGCTGGCCGTCCTCGAACAGCAGGCCGCCCCACACTCCCCACTCGCGGTGGCACAGAGCCCACTCCCCGCAGGAATCCACGATCGGACAGCTCGCGCAGACCGTGATGGCCTCGGCGAACTGCGACGGAGAAATCGGGTCGAAAATCTCCGGGTCCGGGTGATCGCGGCACGCGCGGTGGCGGTCGTGGCGCGGGTCACGCAGCTCCTGGATCGGTGTCATGCCGGTCACCTCCTTCAAGGCAGCACTGAATCGCCGGACGTCCGGCGGGTTTTGGTGCGGAGCAACAAAAAAGCCGCTCCGGTCGGTCCGGAGCGGCTGGCGCGAGCCAGAAAACCTAGCTCGTGGACAGGCGCGTCCGGGTGATCGTCGGGTTGTCCTTGTGGCTGGACGACAACGGTCCCTGGCAGGCCAGGTGACCGAGCACGACGACATGGCGCCGATAGCGCTCCGTCGGTTTCGCGTACGCGGTCACGAGTGATCAGTCCTTAGTCGAAGGTCGGCCCCAACCGAGGCCGAAACCAACTGTACCGCGACCGCGCCAACCGACAACAGACTTTTCCACAGCCAAGATCAGAACGACCGCTGTACGGGATGACGGGCGACGACCCGACGCTGAGCGTCGGAGCCGTTTCGCTGCAGTGGCGCACCGAATTTCCGTGCGCGTACGGCCGCCAATGTGCGTTGAGCGCGCGCGTTGACCGCGGCCGTACGTTGTGACTCCTCTTCCGACAGCGGAAGGTTTGGCAGTTCTTCCTCGACATCGGCGTCCGGCCGTGCGTGCCGGCCGACCCGGGAGGTCGGGCGTGGGGCGGTTTTTTCCGGGTTTTTCAGGCCGACCGCGCGCGCGAGCAGGTCGTCCTGCGCGCTCAGCCGCTGGTCCATCCGCAGGATCAGCTCCTCGTTGCGCTTGAGCTGCTCGGCCTGCCGGTCGATGACCAGGGCCTGGTCGTTGATGATCCGCTGGTAGTTTTGCAGCGTCGCGTCCTGGCGCGCGATGATTTCGTTTTGCTGCTGGATTGTCTGTTGCAGCACGGCAATGTGTCCGGAGAACGCGTCGGGTTCCGGCTCGGCCGCGGCGGGCCTCGTCGCCGACACAGGACGCTGTTGGAAGCCGGCCGGCCATGCCGACGAGACGCCTGGCGCGGTGGCGGAGCCGGCGATCTCGTCGAAGGTCTCCCGCAAGTCGACTCCCTGGGTCGCGGCCCATCCGGTGACCGTGGTGGCCTGTTCGGCGTACGCGATGCCGTGCGGTTCGCCGACGATGTGGACGAAAACGCCGTGCACGCTTTCGGTGCGCAGGCCGGCCGGCAATGCCCTGACGTATTCGCGCAGCCCGCGCGGCGAGGCCATCACCTTCTCGCCGATTCGTTTCCACAGCGGTGCGGCGGCCGCGGCATGCCGCCGGTGCCGGCTCTGCTCCTCGAACGGCACCGTCACAGTGGCTCCAGGAAACCGCACCGGGCCGCGACGATCATCGGCACCGCGGCGGAGAACATCTGCGCCAGTTCTTCCAGCGTCAGCGGCGCCTCCTCGGAGCCGGACATCAGGCCGAGGTCGTACTTGACGATGTCGTCCCAGATCGACGAGGAGTTGTACGAACCGCACCAGAACGTGTAAACGTCCGGCACGACCTCCAGCAGCACCTCGCCGTTTTTGCCGATACGGAAGGTCTCCGGCTCCTCGGCGGTGTTGCCGAGGCCTTCGGCGGTCGGGAAAAGCCGGTGCGTACGCAGAAAATGCAGCGCCGACTCGGCGCCCGGCTCGTACTCGGCCAGTACGCGGCTGCTCAGCAGCCGCTCGACCAGCTCGGTGGTGCCGTCGCCGACCGACGGCTCGGCCAGCTCGACCAGCCGCTCACGGGTGAACGTGAGGTTGGCGTGCGACTCGATGTCGGCGTGCGCGGTCAACCACACCTGGTAAGCGTCGTGTGGCAGCGCGATCGACTGGTCGGCGCGCAGCACCTCGTAGAACTCCGGCTCGGGTCCGCTGCCGATCGCGAACCGGGGCCCGTTACCGAAGCCGACCGGCACGACGATCGCGGTCACCCGACCTCCCAGTCCGGACAAGCACCTGACCATATCCACGGTATCAGCGGGTATGCACGGGTCGGGCCCGAACAAAGCAGTCTGTGGAGGATGGCCGGTACCCTGAGCAGCGCGGGGCGAACCATGCGGGAAGGCGAAACGTGGCACTGGACGACAAGAGCGAGGAGCGGCTGGTCTGGGCCTTCGCCGGGCTGACCGTGTTGGCCATGCTGGCCTGGCTGTTCGGATTCCTGATCTGGGACTCCGGACAGCTCGCCGGCCTGGTGGCGCACGGCCGGTTTCCGGCGTCGACGCCGGGCGACGTGCCCGGCGTGCTGATCCGGATCTGGAGCACACTGGCGGACCCGGCGCAGGCGTGGCCGGTCAAGGCCAGAGCCGGCGTGGGACCCGCGGGCTTGCTCTACGTGTTGTTCGCCGTACAGCTGGTCGTCGTCATCGCGGTCATCCTGCTGATCGTCCGGATGGTGTTCCGGTTTCGCCGGCGCCGCAAGAGCCGCCGGCTGCGGCTCGGCTTCGCCTCGCCGGGTGAGATCGACCGGTTGCTCTCCGCGTCCGCCGTACAGAAGAAGGCTCCGTCCGTACGCCCGTCGATGCCGAAGGCCCGTCCGGGTGACGTCGGTTTCGCGATCGGGAAGGACATCCGGTCCAACAAGCAGTTGTACGGGTCCGTCGAGGACGTCTTCCTGATCGTCGCGCCGCCGCGGCAGGGCAAGGACGTGCATTTCTGCATTCCCTACACGATCGACGCTCCGGGGCCGGTGCTGATGACCTCGACGCGCGCCGACGCGTTCGGGGCCACCGTTTCCATGCGTGAGCGGGTCGGCCAGGTCTGGGTTTTCGACCCCAACAACATGACGTCCTGGCCAAACCGGTTGCGTTGGTCGCCGGTGCGCGGTTGTGAGGAGCCGCTGCGCGCGCTGTCCCGCGCGTCGGCTTTCGTCGCTGGCGCCGGTGTCAGCGAAGGCGTGACCAACGCGAGCTACTGGACCGGCGTGGCGACCTCGATCCTGCGCTGCTATCTGCACGCCGCCGCGCTGGCAAACCGCACGATGGCCGATGTCGTACGGTGGTCGACCCAGCCGACCAATCCGGAACCGGCGAACATTCTGCGCTGGGGCGAACAGCAGGGCATCGCGGCGCCGGGATGGGCCGGTGAGCTCGAGCAGGCCGCCGCGGCGGACTCGGAGTCGCGCGGAAACATGTGGAACGGCGTACGCCGTGCGCTGGACTGCTTCGCCGACCCGTCGGTGCTCGCGTCGTGTTCGCCGGGACCGGACGAATCCTTCGACGTGCAGGCGTTTCTCAACGGCCGCAACACGTTGTACGTGCTGGGCAAGGAAAAGAAGGCCGGCAGCGTGGCGCCGTTGGTGACCGCGCTGATGGAGGACATCTTCGACCAGGCGCGTGCGATCGCCACCCGGATGCCGAACAGCCGGCTCGACCCGCCGCTGACCGTCGAGCTCAACGAGGCCGCGCACATCGCGCCGATGCCCAACCTGCCCGGCTACATGGGTGACTCCGGCGGTTTTTCCATCGCCCTGCACGTGTATCTGCAGTCGCTGGCGCAGGCCAGGTCGCGCTGGAGCGACGACGAGGCGGCGGTCATGTGGGACACCGCCGCGGTCCGCGTCGTGATGGGTGGGTCGGGTCACGTCAACGATCTCGACGACATCTCGCGGCTGATCGGTGAGGTCGACGAGAAGCAGAAGACCAGGACGCGCGGCAACGACGGCCGGTCGGTGTCGGTGTCGCAGCAGGCGCGGCGCGTACTCACCGTCGACGAGCTCCGCACCCTGGAGTTTGGTCGCGCGGTCGTCGTCGCGCGGTCGGCGCGGCCGGTGGAGATCCGGTTGACGCCGTGGTGGAAGCGCGCGGACGCCGAGGCGATCAAGGCCGGTCAGCAGCGGGTGAGCGCGATGCTCGCCGAGCCGGAACGGCCGACGATGTTGCTGCCCGCGGCCAAGCCGAAGCCGGGTCTGCCGCCGGCCGGTCCGCGGCCCGAGTCGAAGCGGCCGGCCGGTGTGGAGCATCGCGGCTATCGGCCTGCGCTCGGCGGCATTCCGGCGTACGGCGGACCGCAGGGCGCGGCACCGTCGGACGAGCCGGCGCAGTTGCCGTCGTGGACCGACGTGCCGCAGATCCCGGGGCCTGAGCCCTCGGAGCCGTCCGCGGCTGCCGAAGCCGAGGTGCCGATCCACGAGCGCGAGACGACGCGGCTGCCGTACGGCCAGTCGAGTGCGGCGCCGGAGACGGCGGCTCCGGCATATCGCGGCATCGACTCGACCACCGAGTGGCGGATGCCGCGATCGGCGCAGCGTCCCGCGGACTCGGCGCCGGTGTCGGCCCAGCCGGCGGAGCCTGAGCCGGCGTCGAGCCCGCCGTACGCGAGGTCGGCGTCCGGCGCGCCGTATGACCCAGCTCAGCAGGCGTCCGCGCCGCCGCGGCCGGTGTCGGCTTCGCCATCGGCGCAGCCGGTGTCGGGGATGCCTTATGAATCGGGTCGGCCGGCGTCGAGCCCGCCGTCCGCGCGGTCGGCGTCCGGAACGCCGTATGAGCCGGCGCAGCAGGCGTCCGCTCCGCCTGAGTCGGCAGTGCCTCAGCCGGCATCGCCTCAGCCGGCATCGGCTCCGCCGTATGCGCAGCCGTCGTCGGTCACGCCATCTGAGCCTGCGTCGAGTCCGCCGTATGCGCGGCCGGTGTCGGCGCAGCCTGCCGCGCCGCCAGCCACGCCGCCGGTCGCAGAGCCGCCTGCGCCGGTCGCACCACCGTTCGGCCAGCTGCCTGCCGACCGACCGGCCCGGCGGGTTCCACCTCCGGTCGCTCAACCTCCGATTGCTCAGCCGCCGGTCGCTCAGCCAGCGCCGCCGGTCGTCCAGCCGGAGCCGCCGGTCGCCACGCCGGCTCCGCCGCTGGCCGGTCCGCTGAACCAGCCGTCGCCACCGGAGACGCACGAGCCGCCGGCGCCGCCGCCAGGCCAGCCGGCTCCGTTGTTCACGCCGGTCATCCCGGTCGAGTCCGGAGCGCAGCAGTCTCCGGAGGCGGCTACCACCGAGCTTCCGCCGCGTTCGGCGGAGCAGCCGGCGCCGCAGTGGGGACCGGTCGGGTCGGCCCGTGACGAGGCGCCGGTGCCGCCGGCGGCCGAGACCCAGCAGATTCCTCGGCCGGCGCCAGCTGCCGCGCAGCCAGCACCCCCTCAGTCCGCGGGGCCGGCATCCGTGCCTCCCGCGTCGGCAGCTCCTCCGGCGTCCGTAGCTCCGCCGGTCGCCTCTCCTGCGTCCGCGCCGCCGTTTCCGGCGCGACCGGCGTCGACACCGCCAGCCTCGCCGTATGTCGGCCAGCCGGTGATGGGACGGCAGGCCGCCGTCCCGCCGCCGGTACGGCCGGCGTCGGCTCCGCCGGTCGCGTCTGCGGCTCCACCGTTCGGCGTACGTCCGACGACTCCGGAACCGGCAGCCGCTCAGCCGGCGGCCGGTCATCCGCCGGCCGCCGAACCGCCGCCCGCGCAGCGGCCGACAGCCGAACCGCCGGCCACACCTCCGCCGCCTGTGCAGCCAACCGCGGAGGCGGCGGACGCGCCCCCTCCTGCCGCACCGCAGCAGCCGATCGCCCAGCCTCCGGCCAGCCAGCCTGGCGCCTCTACGGCTCCGGTGTCGCAGCCGCCGGCGGGTCAGCCTCCGATCGGTCAGCCTGCGATCGGTCAGCCCGCGGTCGCCTCGACTCCGGTGTCGCAGCCGCCGGTCGATCAGCCTGCGGCCGGCGAGCCTGGCGGCGCTACGGCTCCGACGCAGCAGCCGGCCGGTCAGTCTCCGGTCGCTCAGTCTCCGGTCGCTCAGCCCGGCGCGGTGCCCGCTCCGGCACCGTCTGAACAGCCTCCGGTCGCTGAGCCGGCCGCGCAGCCGGCGTCCGCGCCGCCGTTCGGTCCGCCGGCGTCGCTGCCGCCGTACGGCCGGCCGGCGACGCGTACGACCGGTCAGCCAGCTGACCGCACGCCTGGTGTCGCGCCTGGCTGGGGTCCACCGCCGGCGAGCCGCACGTCGTGGCCCGCCGACCAGGCCGACGAGTCGCCGGAGCCGGCGGCGGACGCGTACGAGTGGCCGGCCGAGGCCACGCCACCGGCGCACTGGGGTGAGCCGCCGACGATCCCCGGCTGGGGAGCCGAGCCGGCGCAGACCCCGGAGCCACCACCACCGTCCGGCCTGCCGTCGCGAGTCGTCGCGACACCGTCGCGTCCGGCGGGCGCGCCGAGCGCCGAGTGGGGACCGGCCAGCCAGCTGCCGTCGCGCGTACAGCGCGGACCGGCGCCGCAGAACCCGGCGGGCGGATATCCGGGTGAGCCGGCGGTGCCGGCACCGCCGGCGCGGGTCGACCAGCAGCCGGTCGCGCCATACCGGGTCGAGCCGGCGGCGCAGCCGGCGCCGTACCGCGTCGAGCCGGCCGAACCGGCGCCGTATCAGGTGCTGCCGGTGGAGGAGTCCAAGCCCTACCGGGTCGACCCGGAGGGCTGACCGGCGGACAGGGGTGGCGTCAGCGCGTCACCCCTGCTGCTCGGCCTGGACGGCACCTTCGCGGTTGATGGCGGCGTTGAGCTGCTGGCGTACGTCGTCAGGCATCCAGTGCGTCATCGCATGCGGCACGTGACCGTCGCGGCACGACGACAGCGCACCGGCGACCCGGCTGCGCGTACGTTCCAGCATGTCGTGCCAGAGCACCGGCTGGCCGGCATCGGCCGACGCGTCGTAGGCGATCTCGCGTGCCGAGAAGAGCGCGGTCAGCTCCTCGACCGCGTCGCCGTGCTGCCACCAGCACGGCAGGATCTCGCGCTGGAGGCTGTAGCGATAGACCAGGCCTTCGACGAACCGGACGAGCTTGCGCCAGGCCGTGCCGCGTTCCGGACCGGTCAGGGTGGCCCAGTCGACCGACTTGGGCGCGTCGGGTCGGTTGGCGCGCTTTTCCTCCAGCTCGTCGACGCGTTGCAGCAGCTGGTCGATGACCTCCTGCTGCACCTCGATGGTGTTGATCAGCGCCTGATAGCCGGAACGCAGGTCCATCGGCGGCAGCGCGTCGGGGTCGAGCACCAGGCCGTTGACGCTGACCTCGGGGGGTGCGGCAACCTGCTCCACGCCGTCGGACGCGTCGCCGTCGGGGCCGGTCATCGCACTCCCTCCTGCAGCCGGCGATCTTCACGGATGGTAGCCGACGCGGCCGACGGTCGTACGAACAAAGTCCGCCTTATGCCAACGAGATCGTGGCGCGCTGATCGCTCACTGTGACGTCCCCAGGTAGTCACCCCAGCCACCCTGGATCATCGTCTGGAACAGCCAGCGGCCGTCGCGCCGGACGAGTACGTCGGCATAGCGCACGCGCTGGACCTGGTCGCCGGTGGTGAAGGTGGCGTTGGTGATGACGACGACCAGGTTGCCGGTGAGGAAGATCGGCTCGCGGGTCGAGTCCATCGTCGTGCCGCCGGCGATGACCTGCGACATCGTGGCCAGGTATGTCTCGCGGTCCCACTGGGCGGCCGATCCGTTGCCGGACGGCCCGTCGCTGACCACGTTCAGGGGAAACATCGCCACGTCGGCGCTGGCCGCCGCGTCGCCACGCGCGGCCATCTTGTCGTAGTCGGCAAACCACGCCTCGACGCTCGCGATGTCCTCCGCCGACGGTGTGAAAGCCGCGCT
Proteins encoded:
- a CDS encoding DUF4190 domain-containing protein, with product MTNPYNPNPYGGQPYPPPYPVAPPTSGLAIASLIVSLGSLIVCGCPVSIVGAVLGHVAVKQIRESNNTVGGDGMAKAGIIIGWIITGIAAAWWAFWVVLYLFFGVAFLGIGAAGVAGSSGSSN
- a CDS encoding HNH endonuclease; translated protein: MHTTLVLNTTYEPLTVVSTRRAIVLVLAEKAEIVESGGELRSARCSVRLPRVVRLTRFVRVPFRGTAPFSRRAVLQRDRHRCAYCGGKATTIDHVLPRSRGGRDTFTNCVAACESCNARKGNRLLKELGWTLPHTPVAPRVTGWLVIGLIAADPTWEPYLAN
- a CDS encoding WhiB family transcriptional regulator; amino-acid sequence: MTPIQELRDPRHDRHRACRDHPDPEIFDPISPSQFAEAITVCASCPIVDSCGEWALCHREWGVWGGLLFEDGQLTEPKRSAA
- a CDS encoding type IV secretory system conjugative DNA transfer family protein, with the translated sequence MALDDKSEERLVWAFAGLTVLAMLAWLFGFLIWDSGQLAGLVAHGRFPASTPGDVPGVLIRIWSTLADPAQAWPVKARAGVGPAGLLYVLFAVQLVVVIAVILLIVRMVFRFRRRRKSRRLRLGFASPGEIDRLLSASAVQKKAPSVRPSMPKARPGDVGFAIGKDIRSNKQLYGSVEDVFLIVAPPRQGKDVHFCIPYTIDAPGPVLMTSTRADAFGATVSMRERVGQVWVFDPNNMTSWPNRLRWSPVRGCEEPLRALSRASAFVAGAGVSEGVTNASYWTGVATSILRCYLHAAALANRTMADVVRWSTQPTNPEPANILRWGEQQGIAAPGWAGELEQAAAADSESRGNMWNGVRRALDCFADPSVLASCSPGPDESFDVQAFLNGRNTLYVLGKEKKAGSVAPLVTALMEDIFDQARAIATRMPNSRLDPPLTVELNEAAHIAPMPNLPGYMGDSGGFSIALHVYLQSLAQARSRWSDDEAAVMWDTAAVRVVMGGSGHVNDLDDISRLIGEVDEKQKTRTRGNDGRSVSVSQQARRVLTVDELRTLEFGRAVVVARSARPVEIRLTPWWKRADAEAIKAGQQRVSAMLAEPERPTMLLPAAKPKPGLPPAGPRPESKRPAGVEHRGYRPALGGIPAYGGPQGAAPSDEPAQLPSWTDVPQIPGPEPSEPSAAAEAEVPIHERETTRLPYGQSSAAPETAAPAYRGIDSTTEWRMPRSAQRPADSAPVSAQPAEPEPASSPPYARSASGAPYDPAQQASAPPRPVSASPSAQPVSGMPYESGRPASSPPSARSASGTPYEPAQQASAPPESAVPQPASPQPASAPPYAQPSSVTPSEPASSPPYARPVSAQPAAPPATPPVAEPPAPVAPPFGQLPADRPARRVPPPVAQPPIAQPPVAQPAPPVVQPEPPVATPAPPLAGPLNQPSPPETHEPPAPPPGQPAPLFTPVIPVESGAQQSPEAATTELPPRSAEQPAPQWGPVGSARDEAPVPPAAETQQIPRPAPAAAQPAPPQSAGPASVPPASAAPPASVAPPVASPASAPPFPARPASTPPASPYVGQPVMGRQAAVPPPVRPASAPPVASAAPPFGVRPTTPEPAAAQPAAGHPPAAEPPPAQRPTAEPPATPPPPVQPTAEAADAPPPAAPQQPIAQPPASQPGASTAPVSQPPAGQPPIGQPAIGQPAVASTPVSQPPVDQPAAGEPGGATAPTQQPAGQSPVAQSPVAQPGAVPAPAPSEQPPVAEPAAQPASAPPFGPPASLPPYGRPATRTTGQPADRTPGVAPGWGPPPASRTSWPADQADESPEPAADAYEWPAEATPPAHWGEPPTIPGWGAEPAQTPEPPPPSGLPSRVVATPSRPAGAPSAEWGPASQLPSRVQRGPAPQNPAGGYPGEPAVPAPPARVDQQPVAPYRVEPAAQPAPYRVEPAEPAPYQVLPVEESKPYRVDPEG
- a CDS encoding DUF4440 domain-containing protein yields the protein MAELPEQVTDSAAFTPSAEDIASVEAWFADYDKMAARGDAAASADVAMFPLNVVSDGPSGNGSAAQWDRETYLATMSQVIAGGTTMDSTREPIFLTGNLVVVITNATFTTGDQVQRVRYADVLVRRDGRWLFQTMIQGGWGDYLGTSQ